The window TTGGCGTTGGAGCATCCGGATGATCCAGAGAAGACGCGGTGCATTGTGGAGTTGATGGAGGCGGTGGATCGGTACATCCCGACGCCGGTGCGGGATGTGGACAAGCCGTTTTTGATGCCGGTGGAGGATGTGTTTTCGATTACGGGTCGCGGGACGGTGGGGACGGGTCGTATCGAGCGTGGACGGGTGCGGGTAGGGGATGAGGTAGAGATTGTGGGTTTGGGGGCGCAGCGGCGGACGGTGGTGACGGGGGTGGAGATGTTTCGGAAGATATTGGATGAGGGGATAGCGGGGGACAATGTGGGTTTGTTGTTGCGGGGTATTGAGAAGGATGAGTTGGAGCGGGGGCAGGTGATTGCGGCGCCGGGTTCGATTACGCCGCACACGAAGTTTGCGGGCAATGTGTATGTGTTGACGAAGGAGGAGGGGGGACGGCACACGCCGTTTTTCAATGGGTATCGGCCGCAGTTTTATTTTCGGACGACGGATGTGACGGGGACGATACGGTTGCCGGAGGGGGTAGAGATGGTGATGCCGGGGGACAATGTGACGATGGAGGTGGAGTTGATCACGCCGATCGCGATGGAGGAGGGATTGCGTTTTGCCATTCGTGAGGGTGGTCGCACCGTCGGCGCCGGCGTGGTCGGCAAGATTATCGAGTAAAGCCGCCTCCTTGAGGCAAACACAGCACGCAGACTGCTGGAGAGTGCATGGCTGGGCAAACCATCAGAATCAAATTGCGAGCATACGACCATCGGCTTCTGGACAAGTCCACAGAGAAGATCATCCAGACGGCCAGGAACACGGGCGCTGAAATATCCGGGCCCATCCCCTTGCCAACGCGCAGGACGGTGTACACGGTCTTGCGCTCGCCGCACGTCGACAAAAAGTCGCGGGAGCAGTTCGAGACGCGCATCCACAAGCGCCTCATCGACATCCACAACTCGACACCAAAGACGGTGGACGCGCTCATGAAGCTGGAGCTGCCTGCGGGCGTCGACGTGGAGATCAAGGGGTGAGGGGCGCCGTCAGCAAACTAAACGGGCAATAGACGAGAGAGCTATGTTGGGATTGATCGGTAAGAAGGTGGGCATGACGCGGCTCTTCGATGCGTCGGGCAACATGGTGCCGGTGACAGTGATTGAGGCCGGGCCCTGCTACGTCGCTCAGATAAAGACCGCGGAAAAGGACGGCTACAACGCCGTGCAACTGGCCTTTGGCGAGCGACGCGCCAAGTTAGCCACCAAGCCCTTGTTGGGGCATTGTCAGAAGGCCAACATCAAGCCGCCGCGCGTGCTGCGGGAGTTCCGCGACTTTGCCCTGGCAGAGAGTGTGAAGCTGGGCGACGTGCTCAAGGCGGATTTGTTCAGCGAAGGCGATGTGGTCTCGGTCACGGGGGTGTCGAAAGGGCGCGGGTTCGCCGGCGTGGTCAAGCGGCACCACTTTGGTGGTGGCCCCAAGAGCCACGGACAGAGCGACCGTCATCGCGCCCCGGGTTCCATCGGCTCGTCGTCATTCCCCTCCCGCTCTTTCAAGGGATTGCGCATGGCCGGCAGAATGGGCGGCGATAGGCTGACCG of the Calditrichota bacterium genome contains:
- the tuf gene encoding elongation factor Tu, yielding MAKQKFERTKPHVNIGTIGHVDHGKTTLTAAITQVLSRRGLAQAKSYDEIDNAPEEKARGLTINVHHAEYETEARHYAHVDCPGHADYVKNMVTGAAQMDGAILVVSAADGPMPQTREHVLLARQVNVPYLVVFLNKTDQVDDPELLELVELEVRELLSQYEFPGDEVPVIKGSALLALEHPDDPEKTRCIVELMEAVDRYIPTPVRDVDKPFLMPVEDVFSITGRGTVGTGRIERGRVRVGDEVEIVGLGAQRRTVVTGVEMFRKILDEGIAGDNVGLLLRGIEKDELERGQVIAAPGSITPHTKFAGNVYVLTKEEGGRHTPFFNGYRPQFYFRTTDVTGTIRLPEGVEMVMPGDNVTMEVELITPIAMEEGLRFAIREGGRTVGAGVVGKIIE
- the rpsJ gene encoding 30S ribosomal protein S10, giving the protein MAGQTIRIKLRAYDHRLLDKSTEKIIQTARNTGAEISGPIPLPTRRTVYTVLRSPHVDKKSREQFETRIHKRLIDIHNSTPKTVDALMKLELPAGVDVEIKG
- the rplC gene encoding 50S ribosomal protein L3, giving the protein MLGLIGKKVGMTRLFDASGNMVPVTVIEAGPCYVAQIKTAEKDGYNAVQLAFGERRAKLATKPLLGHCQKANIKPPRVLREFRDFALAESVKLGDVLKADLFSEGDVVSVTGVSKGRGFAGVVKRHHFGGGPKSHGQSDRHRAPGSIGSSSFPSRSFKGLRMAGRMGGDRLTVRNLQVVKVDAEKNLIAVKGAVPGAPNGIVIIKKK